ATTCCCGCTGTTTACCGCAATAAAACTATTTATGAATATTATGTGAACTTAGCAAAGGAGTACTTTTTGCAATGAGTAGCTTAACAGATATTGGAAATTTGATGTACCTATACCTGGATGAAATTTACCCAGGTAAAAGTACAAATACACCAAGGTTTTTAGTTAAGGCATCCGCTGATTTTCTAAAAGTAAAAGGCGGACACAATTGGGTTCCAGTGATTGTTAAAGAAACTGGAGAAGACCAGTATGAAGTGATTGGCAACGCTTTTATTTATGCTGTTGCTAAAGAAGCAAGATTAGAGCGGGTTTGGTGCATTATTGCCGACGCTAGTCAGGAAGCCGCTGAAATCTCTCAAGTATTGTCGGGTGAGGTGACTCCTAAAATTAACCTTTCTACGGCTTCAAGAGATGAAATTGAAGCTGCATTGCAATACTTAATTGATCAACCGGGAAGCGTGTTGAAAGGCATTAAACTTCCAGTTGCCGTTAACCGCATTGAAGAGGCTCCTCGCCAATATTGGAAGAATTTTGATCCGGTCATTGACTTGAAGTGCGGTATTACCAAAGGCAAAAAACTAGATGCCCTCAAACAGGTTTTTGTACTGACTCCACAACCCCTGCCTGACATTATTAAGGATGCAGAAATTCTCAAAACATTGACAACTACTGAACTGAAGGCGATCGCCAAAAAACGTGGTCTAACCGGAACGGCAAAGTTGAAGAAACCAGAGTTAATCGAGCTACTTAGCCAGTAACAGAGGGAGAGGCGATTACGGCAGTATCGGTAATCAACATAGCCACCTGCTTCCCAGCGAGAGAGCAATATGCGCTAGTCTAAAGACAAACGCGATAAATGTATCTTGCAGCTTAACAAACTGGCTTAAAAGGACTTGCAGATATGAGCCAAACGATTACCCCACCCCCCACCACAACCTCTGAAGCACAATTTAAGTCAGCGGCGATCGCCCCTCAAGCTTCTGGGGTTAACGAGTTTATTCAAGAAACCACTGCGCTAACTCGTCGTTTGTTCATTCAGCTTCAGCGTCGTCCCAGTACGCTAATTGCCGGGTTGATTCAGCCGATCATGTGGTTAGTCCTGTTTGGTGCGCTGTTTCAAAACGTGCCCCAGGGTTTATTTGGTGAGAGTGCCAACTATGGGCAGTTTTTGGGTGCTGGGGTGATTGTGTTTACCGCTTTTGGGGGTGCGCTCAATGCCGGGTTGCCCGTCATGTTCGATCGCGAGTTTGGCTTTCTCAATCGGCTGCTGGTGGCTCCCCTGGTGTCTCGCTTCTCCATCGTGCTGGCGTCCGCCATTTTTATCGCAACGTTGAGCATGATTCAAACGGCAGGTATCGTGGCAGCCAGTGCCTTTTTAGGTGCGGGGTTGCCTGACCCCCTGGGATTGGCGTTAGTTGTGACGATCGTTCTCCTGTTGGTGTTGGGTGTAACTGCTCTCAGCCTGGGACTCGCCTTTGCCTTACCCGGACACATTGAACTCATTGCTGTCATTTTTGTGACGAACCTGCCGCTGTTGTTTGCCAGCACGGCTCTGGCTCCCCTCAGCTTTATGCCCACCTGGTTGCAGTGGGTCGCCAGTTTGAACCCGCTCAGCTATGCGATCGAGCCGATTCGCTATCTCTACTTGCACAGTGATTGGGCATTTAATAGCGTGGTGTTGCAAGCTCCCTTTGGAGATGTCACTCTGGGAACGGCGTTGCTGGTGCTCATCGGGTTTGATGCGATCGCCCTATTCAGCGTCCGCTCTCTGTTAAGCCGCAGTCTCGCTTAGTTCCGGTAAACTAGTCAACATAGGGAGCAATTTTCCCCTGGTATCGTCTTGTGAACCAGCACTAATTCATCCTTTAAGCTGAAAGTCTATGAAAGCAGCCACCCACACACTCGCCAAGTATTGCCAGTCATTCAGTTGGACAACCCTGAGCGTACTCGCTTCGACCGCAATCACGGCAGGTTTTGTGATGCAGCCTGCTTCGGCTCAAGTCACGGCAGCGGATACCTTACAACCCAATCCACAATCTGGGGAATACAATGGCGACCCCTTCTCAAACAATGGGAACGGGCAGATGAACAGTGTCTTTGACCTGATTCACCGCGCCAGTCAGACGGGAGGTCGCACCATGTCAGAGGTGCAAGAAGACCAGCGTGAGACTATCAACTCTGAAGCAGAAGCCTTTCGTAATCGTCAACTGGAGTTATTGCGCGAAGAAAATTCATCCGAATCGTCTAATAACCCCAGTCCCTTCCGGCAAAATTAGGGATGTATGGCATCCGTTGACGAAATTTTAGACTTCTGGTTTGGTAACCCAATTGAGTCTTACAGCCAACGCAAAAAGTTGTGGTTTGTTAAAGATCTCAGTGTGGATCAGACATTACGCGATCGCTTCCTTTCAACTTACGAACAAGCCGCTGCGGGGGAACTGGATAACTGGCAATCGCAGCCATCAAGTTGTTTGGCGTTGATCATCGTCCTTGACCAGTTTCCCCGCAACATATTTCGCGGAGAACCACGCGCCTTTGCCACCGACCCCCAGGCTCGGATTATTGCCAAAGGGGCGATCGCCAGAGGGTTTGACCAGCAGCTAGAACCGATACAGCGATTCTTTTTCTATTTGCCCTTGGAGCACAGCGAAGACCTCGCAGATCAGCACCAATCCATCGCCTTATATCAAGCTTTAGTCGTTGACTTTCCTGAGTTACAGGATGGGCTGGAGTACGCTATCCGTCATCGAGATGTGATCCAACGGTTTGGGCGGTTTCCCCATCGCAACGCCATTCTCAATCGACCCTCCACGCC
The window above is part of the Oscillatoria sp. FACHB-1407 genome. Proteins encoded here:
- a CDS encoding Rho termination factor N-terminal domain-containing protein, with the translated sequence MSSLTDIGNLMYLYLDEIYPGKSTNTPRFLVKASADFLKVKGGHNWVPVIVKETGEDQYEVIGNAFIYAVAKEARLERVWCIIADASQEAAEISQVLSGEVTPKINLSTASRDEIEAALQYLIDQPGSVLKGIKLPVAVNRIEEAPRQYWKNFDPVIDLKCGITKGKKLDALKQVFVLTPQPLPDIIKDAEILKTLTTTELKAIAKKRGLTGTAKLKKPELIELLSQ
- a CDS encoding ABC transporter permease; the protein is MSQTITPPPTTTSEAQFKSAAIAPQASGVNEFIQETTALTRRLFIQLQRRPSTLIAGLIQPIMWLVLFGALFQNVPQGLFGESANYGQFLGAGVIVFTAFGGALNAGLPVMFDREFGFLNRLLVAPLVSRFSIVLASAIFIATLSMIQTAGIVAASAFLGAGLPDPLGLALVVTIVLLLVLGVTALSLGLAFALPGHIELIAVIFVTNLPLLFASTALAPLSFMPTWLQWVASLNPLSYAIEPIRYLYLHSDWAFNSVVLQAPFGDVTLGTALLVLIGFDAIALFSVRSLLSRSLA
- a CDS encoding DUF924 family protein, whose amino-acid sequence is MASVDEILDFWFGNPIESYSQRKKLWFVKDLSVDQTLRDRFLSTYEQAAAGELDNWQSQPSSCLALIIVLDQFPRNIFRGEPRAFATDPQARIIAKGAIARGFDQQLEPIQRFFFYLPLEHSEDLADQHQSIALYQALVVDFPELQDGLEYAIRHRDVIQRFGRFPHRNAILNRPSTPEEIEFLKQPGSSF